One window of Symbiobacterium terraclitae genomic DNA carries:
- the hypB gene encoding hydrogenase nickel incorporation protein HypB — translation MEVKVVERILKVNDAVAQANRSRFDAAGVLAVNIIGSPGAGKTTVLERTVEGLKGRFALACIEGDPYTTRDAERIAALDCPVVQINTQGGCHLDASLVSQALEQVDLGAADLLLIENVGNLLCPSQYDLGEHLTVVVLSVTEGADKPEKYPAAFQRARAVIVSKIDALALTDVDLDDVSASIRRFNPQAEVFPLSARTGEGVEAWLQWLAKQVRAAR, via the coding sequence GTGGAGGTCAAGGTGGTCGAGCGGATCCTGAAGGTCAACGATGCCGTGGCCCAGGCCAACCGGTCCCGGTTCGATGCGGCGGGCGTGCTGGCGGTCAACATCATCGGATCGCCGGGCGCCGGCAAGACGACGGTCCTGGAGCGGACCGTCGAGGGGCTGAAGGGCCGGTTCGCCCTGGCCTGCATCGAGGGCGACCCCTACACCACCCGTGACGCGGAGCGCATCGCGGCGTTGGACTGCCCCGTGGTGCAGATCAACACGCAGGGCGGCTGCCACCTGGACGCCTCCCTGGTCAGCCAGGCGCTGGAGCAGGTGGACCTGGGCGCCGCGGACCTGCTGCTCATCGAGAACGTGGGCAACCTGCTCTGCCCCTCCCAGTACGACCTGGGGGAGCACCTCACGGTCGTGGTCCTCTCCGTCACCGAGGGTGCGGACAAGCCCGAGAAGTACCCGGCCGCGTTCCAGCGGGCCCGGGCCGTCATCGTCAGCAAGATCGACGCGCTGGCGCTGACCGACGTCGACCTGGACGACGTCTCGGCCAGCATTCGCCGGTTCAACCCGCAGGCGGAGGTCTTTCCGCTCTCCGCCCGCACCGGCGAGGGGGTGGAAGCGTGGCTGCAGTGGCTGGCAAAGCAGGTGAGGGCGGCGCGCTAG
- a CDS encoding respiratory chain complex I subunit 1 family protein → MTVSLLTALYNLAFVLLLSPLYAGINRKIRARVHSRQGPPVLQPYRDILKLLGKEDCQVSDDPVHRLAPYLVLTGALAAALLVPMGFRAPLGFAGDGLVLIYLLTFSAIGTVLAGLSSRNPFAGAGASREIMLLLAVEPVLAAAFFTFGTRAGSLGLAEIARGIAQAGFAPSLVVAALAAFLAIQAESAKLPFDVAEAETEIIGGPYVEYSGPSLAAFEWALMVRRVVLASFLVALLGAWPAEAPLWLAVLLHPVKVLVVLVLTELVAVLSPRVRIRQAIRFYEGAGVLAVAGLLVAIFGF, encoded by the coding sequence GTGACCGTCAGCCTGCTGACCGCACTCTACAACCTGGCCTTCGTGCTTCTGCTCTCGCCCCTGTACGCCGGCATCAACCGCAAGATCCGGGCGCGTGTTCACTCCCGCCAGGGGCCGCCGGTCCTGCAGCCCTACCGCGACATCCTGAAGCTGCTGGGCAAGGAGGACTGCCAGGTCTCGGACGATCCGGTGCACCGGCTGGCCCCGTACCTGGTGCTGACGGGGGCGCTGGCCGCCGCCCTGCTGGTGCCGATGGGCTTCCGGGCGCCGCTGGGCTTCGCGGGCGACGGCCTGGTGCTCATCTACCTGCTCACCTTCTCGGCCATCGGCACGGTGCTGGCCGGCCTCTCCTCACGCAACCCGTTCGCCGGAGCGGGCGCCAGCCGCGAGATCATGCTCCTGCTCGCGGTGGAGCCGGTGCTGGCCGCGGCCTTCTTCACCTTCGGCACGCGGGCGGGCTCGCTGGGCCTTGCCGAGATCGCCCGGGGCATCGCGCAGGCCGGCTTCGCCCCCTCGCTGGTGGTGGCCGCCCTGGCGGCCTTCCTGGCCATCCAGGCCGAGTCGGCCAAGCTGCCCTTCGACGTGGCCGAGGCCGAGACCGAGATCATCGGCGGGCCCTACGTGGAGTACTCCGGCCCGTCCCTCGCGGCCTTCGAGTGGGCGCTGATGGTCCGGCGCGTGGTGCTGGCCTCCTTCCTGGTGGCCCTGCTGGGCGCATGGCCGGCGGAGGCGCCCCTCTGGCTCGCCGTGCTGCTCCACCCGGTCAAGGTGCTGGTCGTGCTGGTGCTGACGGAACTGGTGGCCGTGCTCAGCCCCCGGGTCCGGATCCGCCAGGCGATCCGGTTCTACGAGGGCGCCGGCGTGCTCGCCGTGGCGGGCCTCCTGGTGGCCATCTTCGGATTTTAG
- a CDS encoding 4Fe-4S dicluster domain-containing protein, protein MFIAKLRQLALVARAGRVTLPYPASPHPPAAGFRGLPTVLGEECVGCGACAAACPARLIALATEGEHMVLSADFTRCTYCARCQDVCPTGAFQMTDRFETATADRRNLTLRVVLQAATCASCGRPFAAERLVRRAAAQAGESGPEVKLLDLCPDCRRKAHATRLKGVARRA, encoded by the coding sequence GTGTTCATTGCCAAGCTTCGTCAACTGGCCCTGGTGGCCAGGGCCGGCAGGGTCACCCTGCCCTATCCCGCCAGCCCCCATCCGCCCGCCGCAGGGTTCCGCGGGCTGCCTACCGTGCTGGGCGAGGAGTGCGTGGGCTGCGGCGCCTGCGCCGCGGCCTGCCCCGCCAGGCTGATTGCACTCGCGACCGAGGGGGAGCACATGGTGCTCTCTGCCGACTTCACGCGCTGCACCTACTGCGCCCGCTGCCAGGACGTCTGCCCCACGGGGGCGTTCCAGATGACCGACCGGTTCGAAACCGCCACCGCCGACCGCCGGAACCTGACGCTGCGGGTGGTGCTGCAGGCGGCGACCTGCGCCAGCTGCGGCAGGCCCTTCGCGGCGGAGCGGCTGGTGCGCCGCGCGGCGGCGCAGGCCGGGGAGTCCGGGCCGGAAGTGAAGCTGCTCGACCTCTGCCCTGACTGCAGGCGCAAGGCGCACGCGACCCGCCTGAAGGGGGTGGCGCGCCGTGCTTAG
- a CDS encoding hydrogenase maturation nickel metallochaperone HypA has protein sequence MHELGLAENVIAAVGSDARRRGFTRVSRVTLRVGEWSAVLPDSLEAGFHLLASLEGDLFAGTELRIEREPARGICTACGSTFPAGRTGLVCPACGGPGRLESGVELEIASYEGE, from the coding sequence GTGCATGAACTTGGCCTTGCCGAGAACGTGATCGCGGCGGTAGGCTCCGACGCCCGGCGGCGGGGGTTCACCCGGGTCAGCCGGGTGACCCTGCGGGTGGGCGAGTGGTCGGCGGTGCTGCCGGACTCGCTGGAGGCCGGATTCCACCTCCTGGCCTCCCTTGAGGGTGACCTCTTCGCGGGGACGGAGCTCCGCATCGAGCGGGAGCCCGCCCGGGGCATCTGTACAGCCTGTGGAAGCACGTTCCCGGCCGGGCGGACGGGGCTGGTCTGCCCCGCCTGCGGCGGCCCGGGCCGCCTGGAGAGCGGCGTGGAACTGGAGATCGCGTCGTACGAGGGGGAGTAG
- a CDS encoding NADH-quinone oxidoreductase subunit B family protein, with amino-acid sequence MGLRSWFQGLVRRSFARSLWVYHANAGSCNGCDIEEVCAFTPYYDAERFGLKLVGSPRHADVLLVSGPVTRQVRPRLLQLYQDMAKPCVVIGVGSCATGGGLWFDTYGTEGGLNGVIPVDYYIPGCPPRPEAILYGVAVAMGLVDPKVQPYEYEEPLEVRAANGETVFAAGEASARL; translated from the coding sequence ATGGGACTGCGCAGCTGGTTTCAGGGCCTCGTGCGGCGGTCGTTTGCGCGGTCGCTCTGGGTCTACCACGCCAACGCGGGCTCCTGCAACGGCTGTGACATCGAGGAGGTTTGCGCCTTCACCCCGTACTACGACGCCGAGCGGTTCGGGCTGAAGCTGGTGGGGTCTCCCCGCCACGCAGATGTCCTGCTGGTTTCGGGTCCCGTGACCCGCCAGGTGCGCCCGCGCCTGCTCCAGCTGTACCAGGACATGGCCAAGCCGTGCGTGGTCATCGGCGTAGGCTCATGCGCTACAGGGGGAGGCCTTTGGTTCGACACATATGGGACCGAAGGGGGACTGAACGGGGTCATTCCAGTCGACTACTATATACCTGGATGCCCGCCGCGCCCCGAGGCGATCCTGTACGGGGTCGCTGTGGCGATGGGCCTGGTGGACCCGAAGGTGCAGCCGTACGAGTACGAGGAGCCGCTCGAGGTGCGGGCGGCGAACGGCGAGACCGTGTTTGCGGCAGGTGAGGCAAGTGCCCGACTATGA
- the hypF gene encoding carbamoyltransferase HypF, protein MAAVAGKAGEGGALVRRELVVEGIVQGVGFRPYVYHLAQVHRLAGWVCNDERGVAIAVEGAPDAVAAFEADLRERPPALAVVTRVVGRDAPPCGEQGFRIVASQRGEERAATVPADAATCADCRADILDPANRRYRYPFTNCTNCGPRFTIIKDIPYDRPATTMASFAMCPACAREYHDPADRRFHAQPNACPACGPSVRLVDASGRDLCAPEAWLAEAAARLRSGQILAVKGIGAFHLACDACDEEAVARLRRVKHRRHRPFALMARDLETVRRVARVSPAEEQTLASPAAPIVLLQRLAEPALAVAPSVAPGVDTLGIMLPYTPLHILLLQEAPPLLVMTSGNPSGLPVQYREEEALADLSRLADAFLIHNRPIHVPCDDSVVQVVDGEVRFLRRSRGYVPREVVVPVPPSAGAGQARPAVLGAGGDLKNTFCLLQGRRAVLSQHLGDLETEEGQANYLRALDHLRRLTGIRPSVVACDMHPGYRSASLARTLEAEAVVPVQHHHAHMAACMAENGWEGDAIGLVLDGTGYGADGAIWGFEVLTGGFEGFRRVAHLAYSPLPGSEAAVRRPVRAAAGMLWAHLGSEALERLAALHPARAGEIQNARRLLEAGINCPPAGTAGRLFDGVAAILGICPEPTYEGQAAIELGAAAERAPDGCYPFRLEGGEILPGPLLEAVLADALAGVPAPRVAGRFLATVVAILVEAACRAREETGLRAVCLSGGTFNSPWLLHHAARRLAERGFRVLRHRLVPPGDGGIALGQAVIAQRRWRGCV, encoded by the coding sequence GTGGCTGCAGTGGCTGGCAAAGCAGGTGAGGGCGGCGCGCTAGTGCGCCGGGAGTTGGTGGTCGAGGGCATCGTGCAGGGGGTGGGCTTCCGCCCCTATGTCTACCATCTGGCGCAGGTTCACCGGCTGGCCGGCTGGGTGTGCAACGACGAGCGGGGCGTCGCCATCGCTGTCGAGGGCGCCCCTGACGCCGTCGCGGCCTTCGAGGCCGACCTGCGGGAGAGGCCCCCCGCCCTGGCGGTCGTGACCCGCGTGGTCGGCCGCGACGCGCCCCCCTGCGGCGAGCAGGGCTTCCGCATCGTCGCCTCGCAGCGGGGCGAGGAGCGCGCGGCCACCGTGCCGGCCGACGCCGCCACCTGCGCCGACTGCCGGGCCGACATCCTCGACCCGGCCAACCGGCGCTACCGCTACCCCTTCACCAACTGCACCAACTGCGGCCCCCGCTTCACGATCATCAAGGACATCCCGTACGATCGCCCCGCGACGACCATGGCCTCCTTCGCCATGTGCCCGGCGTGCGCGCGGGAGTACCACGACCCGGCCGACCGCCGGTTCCACGCACAGCCCAACGCCTGCCCGGCCTGCGGCCCCTCCGTCCGCCTGGTGGACGCGAGCGGCCGCGACCTTTGTGCGCCGGAGGCGTGGCTGGCGGAGGCGGCAGCCCGCCTGCGGTCGGGGCAGATCCTGGCCGTGAAGGGCATCGGCGCCTTCCACCTGGCCTGTGACGCCTGCGACGAGGAGGCCGTAGCCCGGCTCCGGCGGGTGAAGCACCGGCGCCATCGTCCCTTCGCCCTGATGGCCCGGGACCTGGAGACGGTGCGCCGCGTGGCGCGGGTGAGCCCGGCTGAGGAGCAGACGCTCGCCTCGCCGGCTGCGCCCATCGTCCTGCTGCAGCGCCTGGCGGAGCCCGCACTGGCCGTCGCCCCGTCCGTCGCGCCCGGGGTGGACACCCTGGGGATCATGCTCCCGTACACCCCCCTGCACATCCTGCTCCTGCAGGAGGCGCCGCCGCTCCTGGTGATGACCAGCGGCAACCCGAGCGGGCTGCCGGTGCAGTACCGGGAGGAGGAGGCCCTGGCGGACCTGTCCCGCCTTGCCGACGCTTTCCTGATTCACAACCGGCCGATCCACGTGCCCTGCGACGACTCGGTCGTGCAGGTGGTGGACGGCGAGGTCCGCTTCCTGCGCCGCTCCCGGGGATACGTGCCCCGGGAGGTGGTCGTGCCGGTTCCGCCGTCCGCCGGCGCCGGGCAGGCCCGTCCCGCCGTGCTGGGGGCGGGCGGCGACCTCAAGAACACGTTCTGCCTGCTCCAGGGGCGGCGGGCCGTGCTGAGCCAGCACCTGGGCGACCTGGAGACCGAGGAGGGGCAGGCCAACTACCTGCGCGCGCTGGACCACCTGCGGCGGCTGACGGGCATCCGGCCGTCCGTCGTCGCCTGCGACATGCACCCCGGATACCGCTCGGCGTCCCTGGCCCGCACGCTGGAGGCCGAGGCCGTGGTCCCGGTCCAGCACCACCACGCCCACATGGCCGCCTGCATGGCGGAGAACGGCTGGGAAGGCGACGCCATCGGCCTGGTGCTGGACGGCACCGGGTACGGCGCCGACGGCGCCATCTGGGGCTTCGAGGTGCTGACCGGCGGCTTTGAGGGATTCCGGCGCGTCGCCCACCTGGCCTACAGCCCGCTGCCGGGCAGCGAGGCCGCGGTGCGCCGCCCGGTCCGGGCGGCCGCAGGAATGCTCTGGGCGCACCTGGGCAGCGAGGCCCTGGAGCGGCTGGCGGCGCTCCACCCGGCCAGGGCAGGCGAGATCCAGAACGCCCGCCGGCTGCTGGAGGCGGGCATCAACTGCCCGCCGGCGGGCACCGCCGGACGCCTCTTCGACGGCGTGGCGGCTATCCTGGGCATCTGCCCGGAACCGACCTACGAGGGGCAGGCGGCCATCGAGCTGGGCGCCGCGGCCGAGCGGGCGCCGGACGGCTGTTACCCGTTCCGCCTGGAAGGCGGGGAGATCCTGCCCGGCCCGCTGCTGGAGGCCGTGCTGGCCGATGCGCTGGCCGGGGTTCCGGCGCCGCGGGTGGCCGGCCGCTTCCTGGCCACGGTCGTGGCCATCCTGGTGGAGGCGGCCTGCCGCGCCCGGGAGGAGACCGGGCTGCGCGCGGTCTGCCTCAGCGGCGGCACCTTCAACAGCCCGTGGCTGCTCCACCACGCCGCCCGCCGGCTGGCGGAGCGGGGCTTCCGGGTGCTCCGGCACCGGCTGGTGCCACCGGGGGACGGGGGAATCGCGCTGGGCCAGGCCGTGATCGCACAGAGGAGGTGGCGGGGATGTGTCTAG
- the hypD gene encoding hydrogenase formation protein HypD, protein MRAETLARPIPEDAPRTAAAWVARIRRKVADAGRTVRLMEFCGTHTVAIARSGLRGLLRGAVELVSGPGCPVCVTAGGEIDRMLAYCDVPRAIVATYGDLLRVPGSRTSLAGRRAEGADVRVVYSALDALQLAREAPDRPVIFLGVGFETTAPAAALAVKAASEEGVGNFCLHSAHKQTPAAMRALLRDGGRPGEALTLDGIICPGHVSTVLGAEGFAFLPAEFGIPGAVAGFEPLDILLAVDCLVDAALGRRPVALWNGYRRWVRPEGNRRAQALLSEVFCTCDARWRGLGLLPESGLRLKPEFARFDAEVRFPADVAEPPARSGCRCGDVLRGALAPADCPLFGAACRPERPMGPCMVSSEGACAAWYRYGTAEEEQP, encoded by the coding sequence ATGCGCGCGGAGACGTTGGCGCGGCCCATCCCTGAGGACGCACCGCGCACCGCGGCGGCCTGGGTGGCCCGCATCCGCCGCAAGGTGGCGGACGCCGGACGGACGGTGCGGCTGATGGAGTTCTGCGGCACCCACACGGTGGCCATCGCGCGCAGCGGCCTCCGGGGCCTGCTGCGGGGGGCGGTGGAGCTCGTCAGCGGCCCCGGCTGCCCCGTCTGCGTGACGGCCGGCGGCGAGATCGACCGCATGCTGGCCTACTGCGACGTGCCGCGGGCCATCGTCGCCACCTACGGCGACCTCCTGCGGGTGCCCGGCTCCCGCACCAGCCTGGCCGGGCGCCGGGCGGAAGGGGCGGACGTCCGGGTGGTCTACTCGGCGCTGGACGCCCTGCAGTTGGCCCGGGAGGCCCCGGACCGGCCGGTGATCTTCCTGGGCGTGGGCTTCGAGACCACGGCGCCGGCGGCGGCGCTGGCGGTGAAGGCCGCCAGCGAGGAGGGCGTGGGAAACTTCTGCCTGCACAGCGCCCACAAGCAGACGCCCGCCGCCATGCGGGCGCTGCTCCGGGACGGCGGGCGGCCGGGAGAAGCCCTGACGCTGGACGGCATCATCTGCCCGGGACACGTCAGCACGGTGCTGGGGGCGGAGGGGTTCGCCTTCCTCCCCGCCGAGTTCGGCATTCCCGGGGCCGTTGCGGGGTTCGAGCCCCTGGACATCCTGCTGGCGGTGGACTGCCTGGTGGACGCCGCCCTGGGACGCAGGCCGGTTGCGCTGTGGAACGGGTACCGCCGCTGGGTGCGGCCGGAGGGCAACCGGCGGGCACAGGCGCTGCTCAGCGAGGTCTTCTGCACGTGCGACGCCCGCTGGCGCGGCCTGGGCCTGCTGCCGGAGAGCGGCCTCCGCCTGAAGCCCGAGTTCGCCCGCTTCGACGCCGAGGTGCGGTTCCCGGCGGACGTGGCCGAACCGCCCGCCCGTTCGGGCTGCCGCTGCGGCGACGTGCTGCGCGGGGCCCTCGCGCCCGCCGACTGCCCGCTCTTTGGCGCAGCCTGCCGGCCGGAGCGGCCCATGGGGCCGTGCATGGTCTCCAGCGAGGGCGCCTGCGCCGCCTGGTACCGGTACGGCACCGCTGAGGAGGAACAGCCATGA
- a CDS encoding HypC/HybG/HupF family hydrogenase formation chaperone, with amino-acid sequence MCLAVPARVVETDGCQAVVEVMGNRRRVDVSLVDARPGLYVLLHAGIAIAVLDEAEAEETLGAYRAVVGDAATPAGGPTEGEG; translated from the coding sequence ATGTGTCTAGCCGTGCCGGCCCGGGTGGTGGAGACCGACGGGTGCCAGGCGGTGGTGGAGGTCATGGGCAACCGGAGGCGCGTCGACGTGTCGCTGGTGGACGCCAGGCCGGGACTGTACGTGCTGCTTCACGCCGGCATCGCCATCGCCGTGCTGGACGAGGCCGAAGCGGAAGAGACGCTCGGGGCGTACAGGGCGGTGGTGGGCGATGCGGCGACGCCCGCCGGCGGCCCGACGGAAGGTGAGGGGTAA
- a CDS encoding complex I subunit 5 family protein, translating into MNGVLVALILLPAAAGLVELLAARLPSWQRFAGLCAHAGAAASFVCAALLTASVAAGGHPFVAGAYLRADSLGALVALLASFLTLVGIAAARRHLGAYVSAGRARPEWLPVLHGCSALFLAAANWTALADHVIVLYIAVEATTLATVLPVAFYRQRTSWEAAYKYLLLNTIGLTAGLLGLAVLYAAAEPVLGSEALRLSGLASVGRLLPPLAAALSGALLIGGFGTKAGLVPLHGWLPDAYQVSPPGFIALFSGIGTKIPMVALARVLPPLTAAAPELNLLLLVAAAVTMLFGILAAFRQDDLRRLLGYSSVSQMGYIAMALAAGGTAGLGAAAYHIVSHGLIKALLFLAVGEVVLLTGTARISEVSGRPLPPQVGWTFLLASLGLGGVPPLPAFWSKFQVFTAVAGAGYGWAAGVAVLTSLLTITTLVWAGARAFLLKPAHGGAVPSAAPPWTVGLLVLAVLAAGLFPAWISGFLASAASAVLTKGV; encoded by the coding sequence GTGAACGGAGTACTCGTGGCGCTGATTCTGCTCCCCGCCGCGGCCGGCCTGGTCGAGCTGCTGGCAGCCCGTCTGCCGTCCTGGCAGAGATTCGCCGGCCTCTGCGCCCACGCCGGCGCCGCAGCCTCATTCGTCTGTGCCGCCCTGCTCACGGCCTCCGTGGCCGCAGGGGGGCACCCCTTCGTGGCCGGGGCCTACCTGCGGGCCGACTCGCTGGGTGCGCTCGTGGCGCTGCTCGCCTCCTTCCTGACGCTGGTCGGCATTGCCGCCGCCCGCCGCCACCTCGGCGCCTACGTGTCGGCCGGTCGGGCGCGGCCGGAGTGGCTGCCGGTTCTCCACGGCTGCTCCGCGCTCTTCCTCGCGGCGGCCAACTGGACGGCCCTCGCGGACCACGTGATCGTGCTGTACATCGCCGTCGAGGCCACCACCCTGGCCACGGTGCTGCCGGTGGCCTTCTACCGGCAGCGGACCTCCTGGGAGGCGGCCTACAAGTACCTGCTGCTCAACACCATCGGGCTGACCGCGGGCCTGCTGGGGCTCGCCGTCCTCTACGCGGCGGCTGAGCCCGTCCTGGGATCGGAGGCGCTGCGCCTGTCGGGCCTGGCCTCCGTGGGGCGGCTGCTGCCGCCTCTGGCCGCGGCCCTCTCCGGGGCGCTGCTGATCGGCGGCTTCGGCACCAAGGCCGGCCTGGTTCCGCTGCACGGCTGGCTGCCGGACGCCTACCAGGTGAGCCCGCCGGGGTTCATCGCCCTGTTCTCCGGCATCGGCACCAAGATCCCGATGGTGGCCCTGGCCCGCGTGCTGCCGCCCCTGACCGCGGCCGCACCGGAGCTGAACCTGCTGCTGCTGGTGGCGGCAGCCGTCACCATGCTCTTCGGGATCCTGGCCGCCTTCCGGCAGGACGACCTGCGCCGGCTGCTGGGCTACTCCTCGGTGAGCCAGATGGGCTATATCGCCATGGCCCTGGCTGCCGGGGGGACGGCCGGCCTCGGGGCGGCGGCCTACCACATCGTCAGCCACGGCCTGATCAAGGCGCTGCTCTTCCTGGCCGTCGGCGAGGTGGTGCTGCTGACCGGCACGGCGCGGATCTCGGAGGTGAGCGGCAGGCCGCTCCCGCCGCAGGTCGGCTGGACGTTCCTGCTGGCCTCGCTGGGGCTCGGCGGGGTGCCGCCGCTGCCCGCCTTCTGGTCGAAGTTCCAGGTCTTCACCGCCGTGGCGGGGGCCGGGTACGGCTGGGCGGCCGGCGTGGCCGTGCTGACGAGCCTGCTCACCATCACCACGCTGGTCTGGGCGGGTGCCCGGGCCTTCCTGCTCAAGCCGGCGCACGGAGGTGCTGTCCCGAGCGCAGCGCCGCCGTGGACGGTGGGGCTCCTGGTCCTGGCCGTCCTCGCTGCCGGGCTGTTCCCGGCGTGGATCAGCGGCTTCCTCGCCTCTGCGGCCTCCGCAGTACTGACGAAGGGGGTGTAG
- the hypE gene encoding hydrogenase expression/formation protein HypE, which produces MTHRITLAHGDGGEATHRLIGEIFYPAFGNPALLQGGDSALLELPGAGRLALTTDSFVVHPLFFPGGDLGRLAVCGTVNDLAVAGARPLWLSAGFIIEEGFPVADLRRLVEGMAAAASEAGVQIVTGDTKVVGRGQADGCFINTAGVGLVPPGRDLGAHRIRTGQAILVSGPVGGHGVAVLSARAGLAFETPVRSDAAPLAGLADAVLRAAPGVACMRDPTRGGLATALADLAADSGLDLWVSESDVPVEPAVQGAAEMLGLDPLYLACEGRILLFCPAAEAESALAALRDHPYGAGARVIGSVGGPGGRAYLRTAIGGTRRLERLAGENLPRIC; this is translated from the coding sequence ATGACCCACCGGATCACCCTTGCCCACGGCGACGGCGGCGAGGCGACCCACCGCCTGATCGGGGAGATCTTCTATCCGGCGTTCGGCAACCCCGCCCTGCTGCAGGGGGGCGACAGCGCCCTCCTGGAGCTGCCCGGCGCGGGCCGGCTGGCGCTGACCACCGACTCTTTCGTGGTGCATCCCCTGTTCTTCCCCGGCGGCGACCTGGGCCGCCTGGCGGTCTGCGGCACCGTCAACGACCTGGCGGTGGCGGGGGCCAGGCCGCTCTGGCTCAGCGCCGGCTTCATCATCGAAGAGGGCTTTCCGGTGGCCGACCTGCGCCGGCTGGTGGAAGGGATGGCGGCTGCGGCGTCCGAAGCGGGCGTGCAGATCGTCACCGGAGACACGAAGGTCGTGGGCCGGGGGCAGGCGGACGGCTGTTTCATCAACACGGCGGGCGTGGGGCTCGTCCCGCCGGGGAGGGACCTGGGCGCCCACCGCATCCGGACGGGGCAGGCGATCCTGGTGAGCGGTCCGGTGGGCGGGCACGGGGTGGCCGTGCTCTCGGCCCGGGCGGGGCTCGCCTTCGAGACCCCTGTTCGCAGCGACGCCGCACCGCTGGCCGGCCTGGCCGACGCGGTGCTGCGGGCCGCCCCGGGCGTCGCCTGCATGCGGGACCCGACCCGCGGCGGCCTGGCTACCGCCCTCGCCGACCTGGCGGCCGACAGCGGGCTGGACCTGTGGGTGTCCGAGTCCGACGTCCCCGTCGAGCCCGCGGTGCAGGGGGCCGCGGAGATGCTGGGCCTCGACCCGCTCTATCTGGCCTGCGAGGGCCGGATCCTGCTCTTCTGCCCCGCGGCGGAGGCGGAGTCCGCCCTGGCGGCGCTGCGGGACCACCCGTACGGCGCTGGCGCCCGGGTCATCGGCAGCGTCGGCGGACCCGGGGGGCGGGCCTACCTGCGCACGGCGATCGGCGGTACGCGCCGGCTGGAGCGGCTGGCCGGCGAGAACCTGCCGCGGATCTGCTAG
- a CDS encoding hydrogenase 3 maturation endopeptidase HyCI, whose amino-acid sequence MPDYEEAPLSLAVRKALRGRVVVVGIGNPGRGDDGAGPRVARLLARQLRPEAPEGPCDRIVAAIAAETTPEAEAGRIAALGPDCVLLVDAVDFGAPPGSSRLFGEEDLTARLGWFAHRPPLALLMRYLQERTGARVVLLGIQPRDVGWSARMTPPVRAASSAVVRRLCRWSEGGASRA is encoded by the coding sequence GTGCCCGACTATGAGGAGGCGCCGCTGTCCCTGGCCGTGCGGAAGGCGCTGCGGGGCCGGGTGGTGGTGGTGGGCATCGGCAATCCGGGCCGCGGGGATGACGGCGCGGGGCCGCGGGTGGCCCGGCTGCTGGCGAGGCAGCTGAGGCCTGAGGCGCCGGAAGGCCCCTGCGACCGCATCGTGGCGGCCATCGCCGCCGAGACCACGCCCGAGGCCGAGGCCGGGCGCATCGCAGCGCTCGGGCCCGACTGCGTGCTGCTGGTGGACGCCGTCGACTTCGGGGCCCCGCCGGGCTCAAGCCGCCTCTTTGGCGAGGAAGACCTGACGGCCCGCCTGGGGTGGTTCGCCCACCGGCCGCCCCTGGCCCTGCTGATGCGCTACCTGCAGGAGCGGACTGGCGCCCGGGTCGTCCTGCTGGGCATTCAACCCCGGGACGTGGGGTGGAGCGCCCGCATGACGCCGCCGGTCAGGGCGGCCTCGTCTGCCGTCGTCCGCCGCCTGTGCCGCTGGTCGGAGGGAGGCGCCTCCCGTGCATGA